In one window of Hevea brasiliensis isolate MT/VB/25A 57/8 chromosome 10, ASM3005281v1, whole genome shotgun sequence DNA:
- the LOC131169585 gene encoding uncharacterized protein LOC131169585 codes for MLLNFRKMRRSRRAATAPEPDVPDEVSAQDEAPAPRRRGRRPRAAQVEEQPPPVQDQSFMAQGPMDPMAATLAGLQKTIDMMAQYMVHPPQQQQSTASRGEPYKQIINFKKLVPGTYDVSDDAYRFLDSCRQAGTELQLTDRRLIECMQHVMGPMPRQWMNDYVLPRMEGLTWAQFVELFINRFVPESFRDQKQWAFEALRQNGRSVDEYATEFLELSRYAPTAVSTETMKVKRFLKGLDRRYANLAMMSGQSFDVVVDRARQIEISYAVDDSGRAKKNRAEGSSGVPQMGTPDSSGQSNYRGKGRSKRSGFRHRPRGSALCGSGGGHD; via the coding sequence atgttgctaaatttcaggaaaatgcgtagaagcaggagagctgccactgcaccagaaccagatgtgcccgacgaggtgtcggcacaggatgaggcgcctgccccgaggaggcggggtaggaggcctagagctgctcaagtagaggagcagccacccccagtacaggatcagtcctttatggcacagggtcccatggaccccatggcagctactctagctggtctgcagaaaaccatcgacatgatggcgcagtatatggtccaccctccacagcagcagcagtccaccgcatcaagaggggaaccttacaaacagatcataaatttcaagaagttggtgcctggtacttatgatgtgtcagacgatgcatatcggtttttggattcctgcagacaggcaggaacagaattacagttgactgatagaagactgatagagtgtatgcaacatgtcatggggcctatgcctagacaatggatgaatgactatgtgttaccccggatggagggcttgacatgggctcagtttgtggaactttttatcaatcggtttgtgccagaaagcttcagagatcagaagcagtgggcctttgaggccttaagacagaatggtaggtctgtagatgaatatgctacagaatttctggaattgagcagatatgcccctacagcagtatctacagagactatgaaggtgaaaagattcctaaaggggcttgacaggaggtatgcaaacctggccatgatgtctggtcagtcttttgatgtggtggttgatcgagccagacagattgagattagctatgctgtggatgacagcggaagagcaaagaaaaacagagcagagggttcttcaggtgttccccaaatgggtactccggatagtagtggccagagtaattacagaggaaagggtaggagcaagagaagtggttttagacacagacCACGAGGATCTGCACTGTGCGGATCCGGCGGTGGTCACGATTAG